One window of Dermacentor andersoni chromosome 7, qqDerAnde1_hic_scaffold, whole genome shotgun sequence genomic DNA carries:
- the LOC126534448 gene encoding cystatin-2-like — protein sequence MAFSGVAAYAIPAVLLAAFACCTAGPAGLVGGWKKHSITEKPVFEELAHYAISQQVGDREYFDTVLELVDVDTQVVAGTNYRIKFKVAESTCRVTESYSREVCLPKSRESVKDVCTAVIYDVPWLNERSVTSFTCEGTNTSK from the exons ATGGCTTTTTCGGGCGTTGCAGCGTATGCAATTCCAGCCGTCCTGCTCGCTGCCTTCGCTTGCTGCACAGCCGGTCCTGCAGGATTGGTGGGCGGATGGAAAAAGCACAGCATTACAGAGAAACCGGTGTTCGAGGAGTTGGCGCACTACGCCATTTCCCAACAGGTCGGCGACCGAGAGTACTTTGACACCGTGCTCGAACTTGTCGACGTCGACACACAG GTCGTGGCTGGCACAAACTACCGAATCAAGTTCAAGGTAGCTGAGTCGACTTGCAGAGTGACAGAATCTTACAGCCGGGAGGTCTGCCTTCCAAAGTCTCGAGAG TCCGTGAAGGACGTATGTACCGCGGTCATCTACGACGTGCCTTGGCTCAACGAGCGTTCGGTCACCTCATTCACGTGCGAAGGAACAAACACTTCCAAGTGA